From the Simplicispira suum genome, the window GCCGAGCGCCGCGTGCGCCTGGGCCTGGTGGTGGCCGAACTGGTCAAGGCCAACAGCCTGCATGCCAAGCCTGAGCAGCTCAAAGCACACATCGACGAACTGGCCGCCAGCTACGAGAAGCCGGAAGATGTCGTCCGTTGGTATTTTGGTGACCGCCAGCGTCTGGCCGAAGTGGAAGCCGTGGTTATTGAGACCAACGTGGCGGACTACATACTGGGCAAGGCCAAAGTCAGCGAAAAAACCGTGAGTTTTGAGGAACTCATGGGCCAGCAGGGCTAAGTTCCACCGGTTTTGGGCGCCTGAAGCTGAGCGCCAAGACAAACAAGGGGCTTGTGCTTTCGGGCATGAGCCCCAACTCGTTTCTGGGTACAGTACCCGCCTGATCTGGAGAAAAAATGAGCGCACTGGAAACACAAGCCCTGGGCATGGTCCCCATGGTGATCGAGCAGTCGGGCCGCGGCGAGCGGTCTTACGACATTTATTCCCGCCTGTTGAAAGAGCGCGTTATCTTTCTGGTGGGCGAGGTCAACGACCAGACGGCCAACCTGGTGGTGGCCCAGCTGCTGTTCCTGGAGAGCGAGAATCCCGAAAAGGACATTTCGTTCTACATCAACTCCCCCGGTGGCAGCGTGACGGCTGGCATGGCCATCTTTGATACCATGAATTTCATCAAGCCCGATGTCTCGACGCTGTGCTGCGGCTTTGCGGCCAGCATGGGCGCGTTCCTGCTTGCAGCTGGTGCCAAGGGCAAGCGCTTTTCACTGCCCAACTCCAAGGTCATGATCCACCAGGTGCTGGGCGGCGCACGCGGCCAAGCCACAGACATCGAGATTCACGCCCGCGACATCCTGCGTACCAAGGACCAAATGAATCGCATCCTGGCCGAGCGTACTGGCCAGACGCTGGAAAAGATCAAACAGGATACGGAGCGCGACTACTTCCTGACCGCCGACGAAGCCAAGGACTACGGCCTGATTGATCAGGTGATCTCCAAGCGCCCCTGAGCCTTGCCCTTTCCCTCAGAACGGCGTTTCCCGCCTGGGGAAGCGCCGTTTGCATTTCGTTATCATTCCTTTCACTTTTCACAAAAATACAAGGCAACGTTCCCATGGCCGAGAAAAAAGGCTCCTCCAGCGAAAAAACGCTTTACTGCTCGTTCTGCGGCAAGAGCCAGCACGAGGTGAAGAAGTTGATCGCCGGACCATCGGTCTTTATCTGCGAAGAGTGCATCGACCTGTGCAACGAGATCATCCGTGACGAACTGCCCTCAGCAGACGCCGAGAGGCTGGCACGCAGCGAGCTGCCCACGCCCGCAGATATCAAGGCCAACCTG encodes:
- the clpP gene encoding ATP-dependent Clp endopeptidase proteolytic subunit ClpP, whose product is MSALETQALGMVPMVIEQSGRGERSYDIYSRLLKERVIFLVGEVNDQTANLVVAQLLFLESENPEKDISFYINSPGGSVTAGMAIFDTMNFIKPDVSTLCCGFAASMGAFLLAAGAKGKRFSLPNSKVMIHQVLGGARGQATDIEIHARDILRTKDQMNRILAERTGQTLEKIKQDTERDYFLTADEAKDYGLIDQVISKRP